In a genomic window of Halalkalibacillus sediminis:
- a CDS encoding adenylosuccinate synthase gives MTTAVVVGTQWGDEGKGKITDFLAKQAKVIARYQGGDNAGHTIQFDGETYKLHLIPSGIFNPDKLCILGNGMVINPKALLKEMDYIKGHDLSIAHLRISERAQVIMPYHIELDRLQEESKGKDKQIGTTKKGIGPAYADKVNRLGIRMADLLDASALKEKVTQQVEEKNLWLEKLYGAQPLSPESIYQDYLEYGEKLAPYITDTAMLLEDSINQKEHVLFEGAQGVMLDIDHGTYPYVTSSNTSAAGVAVGSGIGPNNIEKVVGVSKAYTTRVGDGPFPTELNDEIGDRIREIGREYGTTTGRARRVGWFDAVVVNHARRTSGMTDISLNSIDVLTGLKEVKICVAYEYNGETFKGYPASLNVLKECKPVYETLPGWEEDLTEVRTFEDLPINAQKYIQKIEELINIPVSIFSVGPDRAQTIVQNEIY, from the coding sequence ATGACGACCGCTGTAGTAGTTGGTACACAATGGGGAGACGAAGGTAAAGGTAAAATAACTGATTTCCTGGCTAAACAAGCAAAAGTGATTGCTAGATATCAAGGGGGAGACAATGCAGGACATACGATCCAATTCGATGGAGAAACCTATAAACTCCACCTTATTCCATCAGGCATTTTCAACCCAGACAAACTATGTATCTTAGGTAATGGAATGGTGATCAACCCGAAAGCGTTATTAAAAGAAATGGACTATATAAAGGGGCATGACTTGTCCATCGCCCACTTAAGAATCAGTGAAAGAGCTCAAGTAATCATGCCTTATCATATTGAGTTGGATCGTTTACAAGAAGAATCCAAAGGAAAAGATAAACAAATTGGAACGACCAAAAAAGGGATTGGCCCTGCTTATGCTGATAAAGTCAACCGCTTAGGAATTCGTATGGCGGATTTATTAGATGCTTCTGCTTTAAAAGAGAAAGTTACTCAACAAGTAGAAGAGAAAAACCTATGGCTCGAAAAATTGTACGGCGCTCAGCCATTATCCCCAGAGTCTATTTATCAAGATTATCTCGAATATGGCGAGAAGCTTGCTCCTTACATCACAGACACAGCGATGTTGTTAGAAGACTCGATCAACCAGAAAGAACATGTCCTATTTGAAGGGGCACAAGGAGTCATGTTAGATATCGATCATGGGACATATCCGTATGTGACTTCCTCTAATACTTCAGCTGCTGGTGTAGCTGTCGGTAGTGGAATCGGACCTAATAACATAGAGAAAGTCGTTGGAGTCTCTAAAGCTTACACAACTCGTGTGGGAGATGGACCATTCCCAACGGAGTTGAATGATGAAATCGGTGACAGAATAAGAGAAATCGGAAGAGAATACGGTACGACTACTGGAAGAGCCCGCAGAGTAGGGTGGTTTGATGCAGTGGTCGTCAACCACGCGAGACGTACAAGTGGAATGACAGATATCTCATTGAATTCGATTGATGTTTTGACAGGATTAAAGGAAGTCAAAATTTGTGTGGCTTATGAATATAATGGTGAGACATTCAAAGGTTATCCGGCAAGCCTAAATGTATTGAAGGAATGTAAACCAGTATATGAAACATTACCTGGGTGGGAGGAAGACCTTACGGAGGTTCGAACTTTCGAAGACTTGCCTATTAATGCACAGAAATATATTCAGAAAATCGAAGAACTGATCAATATCCCTGTCTCAATCTTTTCTGTAGGTCCAGATCGTGCACAAACAATTGTTCAAAACGAGATATATTAA
- a CDS encoding YycH family regulatory protein, with the protein MNIEYIKSGILTILVGMSLLLTLALWTYQPAHESLNDTNYIDETVIDGEEKTLTSLLQPSEIIAHDGNSHSSLDDREDELRLFEEIRTWQVTQTNPEPQVRNRQLAIENSYTENIEIRFPLEVPESFITQMFSLVDTDSTWDQTFNRMFLFLSQSEQTVIVKFVSDEHGEQITGQIESRSAFDRIDEVINQNSNIPLSQVTLENGKKLYLTTEEKNVDSYLLLTREIDIDPMINLLFSNPDLVSRQGTINRDGGTVYYNDGTRRIETTTVFRDDRVMEYVNPLSSQSNTLSRSELIRQSLQNTNDYKGWTDDYQVDEITESMNRIRYRMYYNELPVFETQGNATMIEEEWENNELHILKRPLFKTERQIEPSSVTVEPAEEVYEFLRQIEDKISMGPVQNIRLGYQLNTNNENVLELEPEWHINYNGRWRPFSFFEEIYSGREVE; encoded by the coding sequence GTGAATATAGAATATATAAAATCTGGTATTCTAACGATTCTAGTAGGGATGAGTTTATTACTTACTCTAGCTCTATGGACCTATCAACCCGCACATGAAAGTTTGAATGACACGAATTACATTGATGAGACAGTGATCGATGGTGAGGAAAAGACATTGACATCTTTACTCCAACCCTCTGAAATCATTGCGCATGATGGGAACAGCCATTCAAGTTTAGACGACCGAGAAGACGAACTAAGACTATTTGAAGAAATTAGAACGTGGCAAGTGACCCAAACGAACCCAGAGCCGCAGGTGAGGAATAGACAGCTTGCTATAGAGAATAGTTATACGGAAAATATTGAGATAAGATTTCCACTGGAAGTGCCAGAATCTTTTATCACACAGATGTTTTCTCTAGTAGATACTGACAGTACCTGGGATCAAACGTTTAATCGAATGTTTCTCTTCCTCTCTCAAAGTGAACAAACAGTGATTGTGAAATTCGTCTCTGATGAGCATGGTGAACAAATTACAGGTCAGATCGAGTCACGCAGTGCATTTGATAGAATTGATGAAGTGATTAATCAAAACTCGAATATACCTCTTTCCCAGGTAACCTTAGAAAACGGAAAGAAATTATATTTAACAACAGAAGAAAAGAACGTGGATAGTTACTTACTATTAACCCGAGAAATCGATATCGACCCTATGATCAACTTGTTATTCAGCAATCCAGATTTAGTGAGTAGACAAGGAACAATCAACAGAGATGGCGGTACGGTGTATTATAATGACGGAACCCGTAGAATAGAAACTACGACAGTCTTCCGGGATGATCGAGTGATGGAGTATGTGAATCCTCTTTCTTCACAATCAAATACACTCTCTCGCTCAGAATTAATCAGACAAAGTTTACAAAACACCAATGATTATAAAGGTTGGACGGATGATTACCAAGTAGATGAAATCACTGAGTCCATGAATAGGATCCGTTACCGAATGTATTATAATGAATTACCTGTTTTCGAAACACAAGGTAATGCAACCATGATCGAAGAAGAATGGGAAAATAATGAATTACACATTTTGAAAAGACCACTGTTCAAAACAGAGAGACAAATCGAGCCTAGTTCAGTTACTGTCGAACCAGCTGAGGAAGTCTATGAGTTTTTGAGACAAATCGAAGATAAGATCTCGATGGGGCCTGTTCAAAACATTCGTTTGGGCTACCAATTGAATACAAACAACGAAAACGTACTTGAATTAGAACCTGAGTGGCACATCAATTATAATGGTAGGTGGCGTCCGTTCAGCTTTTTCGAGGAAATTTATTCGGGCAGAGAGGTGGAATAA
- the walK gene encoding cell wall metabolism sensor histidine kinase WalK encodes MSKFWGFFKSIQIKFIIVYILLLLIAIQVIGAYFVNQLEGQLRDNFNESINERIQLLSYNLEQAFLTERGEEASEDTPTLENDVQSIIYDFDSEDITEIQVINSNGRVLGTTNQADLINVGKRTTDLGIQRALTGNREQDIYYNPQNGHRTWVISAPIQNNGQETVGALNIEASLEGVDGQLEDINRIFANGTLLAITVSALLGILVARTITKPIMEMRRQATVMATGDFSKKVNVYGNDEIGQLAVTFNDLNDQLQLAQATTEGERRKLSLVLSNMTDGVIATDRSGDIILMNEPASKLIGKDYIEVQGKPILDILGINDNVSDLFEVREANSIIIDYSEEDEQLLLKANFSVIQDENNEMNGFITVISDVTEQEKVERERREFVANVSHELRTPLTTMKSYLETLTEGDTWKDETIAPKFLNVTQTETERMIRLVNDLLQLSKMDNKDYRLNKERVEYIHFINHIVDRFEMNLKEGLSIERYLPKGECYVWIDSDKLTQVLDNIISNAIKYSPEGGKINVEVIQENHRLLTQVSDEGVGIPEDNVEKIFDRFYRVDKARSRQLGGTGLGLAISKEMIEAHDGKIWAKSKENKGTTITFSLPLMRKKRGSN; translated from the coding sequence ATGAGTAAGTTTTGGGGATTTTTCAAATCCATTCAGATAAAATTTATCATCGTATATATTTTGCTCCTATTGATCGCTATTCAAGTGATTGGGGCTTATTTTGTCAATCAATTAGAGGGACAGCTTAGAGATAATTTCAATGAATCGATCAATGAACGGATTCAACTGCTTAGTTACAATTTGGAGCAAGCTTTTTTGACGGAAAGAGGAGAAGAAGCAAGTGAAGATACGCCCACGCTAGAAAACGATGTGCAGTCGATTATATATGATTTCGATTCAGAAGATATCACAGAGATTCAAGTAATCAATAGTAACGGACGAGTATTAGGCACGACGAACCAAGCCGATCTGATTAATGTTGGAAAAAGAACGACAGATCTGGGCATTCAGCGTGCTTTGACCGGTAATAGAGAACAAGATATTTACTATAATCCTCAAAATGGTCACAGAACATGGGTGATATCAGCCCCTATCCAAAATAATGGTCAAGAAACCGTTGGGGCGTTGAATATTGAAGCATCATTAGAAGGAGTCGATGGGCAGCTTGAGGACATCAACCGGATTTTTGCTAATGGTACGCTTCTTGCTATAACGGTCTCAGCTCTGTTAGGGATATTGGTAGCTAGAACCATTACCAAGCCTATTATGGAAATGAGAAGACAAGCGACCGTGATGGCTACTGGTGACTTTTCTAAAAAGGTTAATGTATATGGAAACGATGAGATTGGACAGCTTGCGGTGACGTTCAACGATCTGAACGATCAATTGCAATTAGCCCAAGCAACCACTGAAGGGGAACGGCGAAAACTTAGTCTAGTCCTATCCAATATGACAGATGGAGTCATCGCGACGGACCGTAGTGGCGATATTATCTTGATGAATGAGCCAGCTTCCAAACTGATCGGTAAAGATTATATCGAGGTGCAAGGTAAACCGATTCTGGACATACTAGGTATTAATGATAACGTTTCTGACTTATTTGAGGTGCGGGAAGCGAACAGCATCATCATTGATTACTCAGAAGAGGACGAGCAATTATTGCTGAAGGCGAACTTCTCTGTCATCCAAGATGAAAACAATGAGATGAATGGTTTCATTACAGTAATCAGTGATGTCACCGAGCAAGAGAAGGTGGAGCGCGAACGCCGAGAATTCGTGGCAAACGTTTCACACGAACTGAGAACGCCTCTGACGACTATGAAGAGTTATTTAGAAACGTTAACTGAAGGTGACACGTGGAAAGATGAGACGATCGCACCTAAGTTCTTGAATGTCACTCAAACGGAAACCGAGCGAATGATCCGATTAGTAAATGACCTTCTTCAGTTATCGAAAATGGATAATAAAGATTACCGATTGAATAAAGAACGCGTGGAATATATCCACTTCATCAATCATATCGTCGATCGCTTTGAGATGAATCTAAAAGAAGGATTGTCTATCGAAAGATATTTACCGAAAGGGGAATGTTATGTCTGGATTGACTCTGATAAGTTGACCCAGGTGTTGGATAACATTATTTCCAATGCGATAAAGTACTCTCCTGAAGGCGGTAAGATTAATGTAGAAGTCATTCAAGAAAACCATCGCCTGTTAACGCAGGTTTCTGATGAAGGTGTGGGTATTCCAGAAGACAATGTAGAAAAGATCTTCGACCGATTCTACCGAGTCGATAAAGCAAGATCCCGTCAGTTAGGTGGAACGGGTCTTGGTTTGGCGATCTCTAAAGAAATGATTGAAGCACATGATGGTAAAATATGGGCTAAGAGTAAAGAAAACAAAGGTACGACGATTACCTTCAGTTTACCGTTGATGCGTAAGAAGCGGGGGTCTAATTAG
- the yycF gene encoding response regulator YycF, which yields MKYKVLVVDDEKPIADILQFNLEKEGYEVICAYDGDEAIRLTHKEEPDLILLDIMLPEKDGMEVCREIRKDYQIPIIMITAKDSEIDKVLGLELGADDYVTKPFSNREVVARVKANLRRIGSDEASAGASGTPNIKIGRLEINRENYSVTRDGEPIDLTHREFELLLYLSKHIEQVMTREHLLETVWGYDYYGDVRTVDVTVRRLREKIEENPSNPTWIVTRRGVGYYLRNPEQE from the coding sequence ATGAAATACAAAGTGCTAGTTGTAGACGATGAAAAACCGATTGCAGACATATTACAGTTCAACCTTGAAAAAGAAGGATACGAAGTGATATGCGCCTATGATGGTGATGAAGCTATTCGTTTAACCCATAAGGAAGAGCCAGACCTCATATTATTAGACATCATGCTTCCTGAAAAAGATGGGATGGAAGTTTGTAGAGAAATAAGAAAAGATTATCAAATTCCTATCATCATGATTACAGCGAAAGATTCTGAAATAGACAAAGTGCTGGGTCTTGAATTAGGTGCAGATGATTACGTAACGAAGCCATTCAGTAATCGCGAAGTAGTCGCTAGAGTTAAGGCCAACTTGCGTAGAATCGGTAGCGATGAAGCGAGTGCTGGTGCCTCAGGTACACCAAATATTAAAATAGGAAGACTAGAGATCAACCGTGAAAATTATTCAGTGACTCGTGATGGTGAACCGATCGATTTGACTCACCGTGAGTTTGAGTTGCTTTTATACTTATCGAAACATATTGAACAAGTCATGACTCGTGAACATTTACTAGAAACAGTTTGGGGCTATGATTACTATGGTGATGTGAGAACCGTCGACGTTACCGTACGCAGATTACGCGAAAAAATCGAAGAGAACCCAAGCAACCCTACGTGGATTGTCACTCGGAGAGGAGTCGGCTACTACTTACGTAACCCTGAACAGGAGTAG
- a CDS encoding DHH family phosphoesterase has translation MNDIKQLILNKNMWVLYVLSTVLTAIVIYYHWVIGSLLAVVLALLIFFSLRTEERLRKRTEDYITTLSYRVKKVGEEALLEMPFGIVLFNEDYQIEWANPYMNKYMDGDKTLIGEPLSEVSEEIISAINDGFEEYWIGLGEERFQVIIKKEERLIYFFDRTKQIELENRYHNEETILAVIFLDNYEELTQAMDDTSKSQMNSEVTSILNGWSNDYGIYMKRISQERFLAVMSKEILTHLEKTKFEILDEVRELISDKNVPLTLSIGIGKGTADLPELGELAQSSLDLALGRGGDQVAIKDEEGKVKFYGGKTNPMEKRTRVRARVISHALRELVRESEKVLIMGHHTPDMDSIGASIGILKLAQQNDKEGYVVFDPDGVNTGVQRLMDAIDDDVSIAQWFVTPEQSMDMVTKNTLVVVVDTHKPSLVMEDRLLTKTEHVVVIDHHRRAEEFINDPTLVYMEPYASSTAELVTELLQYQDGPLKLNTLEATSLLAGITVDTKSFTLRTGSRTFDAASYLRSKGADTVLVQQLLKEDIDVYVRRSELIKNTTQYTEGIAIAKGVEGETYGAIIIAQAADTLLTMSGVKASFVISERKDGKIGVSARSLGEVNVQVIMEKMNGGGHLTNAATQLEDTTIDQVEEQLRDIIEDYLEGGDNS, from the coding sequence ATGAACGACATCAAACAATTAATCTTAAATAAAAATATGTGGGTCTTATATGTACTATCCACCGTACTCACAGCTATTGTTATCTATTATCACTGGGTCATCGGTTCGTTACTAGCGGTGGTCCTGGCACTACTTATCTTCTTTTCTTTGAGAACAGAGGAACGGCTGCGTAAGCGTACGGAGGATTATATAACCACTTTATCTTACCGAGTTAAAAAGGTAGGAGAGGAAGCTCTTTTAGAGATGCCTTTTGGTATCGTGCTGTTTAATGAAGATTACCAAATCGAGTGGGCCAATCCATATATGAATAAATATATGGATGGTGATAAGACTCTAATCGGTGAACCTTTATCAGAGGTCTCGGAAGAGATTATTTCAGCCATTAATGATGGATTTGAGGAGTACTGGATCGGTCTTGGTGAAGAGAGATTTCAGGTCATCATTAAAAAAGAAGAGCGACTCATTTATTTCTTTGACCGGACCAAACAGATTGAACTCGAAAATCGTTATCATAATGAAGAAACGATTCTAGCTGTCATCTTTTTAGACAATTATGAAGAGTTGACCCAAGCGATGGATGACACTTCAAAAAGTCAAATGAACTCAGAAGTGACCTCCATTTTGAATGGTTGGTCAAATGATTATGGAATATATATGAAGCGAATTTCACAAGAACGTTTCTTGGCTGTCATGAGTAAAGAGATTCTGACTCATCTCGAGAAGACGAAATTTGAGATTTTGGATGAAGTCAGAGAATTGATTTCAGATAAAAATGTACCTCTTACATTGAGTATCGGTATTGGTAAAGGCACCGCGGATTTGCCTGAACTTGGTGAATTAGCACAGTCGAGCTTGGACTTAGCTCTTGGGCGCGGTGGTGACCAGGTTGCCATTAAAGATGAAGAGGGGAAAGTTAAATTCTACGGTGGTAAGACGAATCCTATGGAGAAGAGGACTAGAGTCCGTGCTCGAGTCATCTCTCATGCATTAAGAGAGTTAGTGCGTGAAAGTGAAAAAGTCCTGATTATGGGCCACCATACGCCTGATATGGATTCAATCGGAGCTTCTATCGGTATTTTGAAACTAGCTCAACAGAACGATAAAGAAGGTTATGTGGTCTTTGACCCTGATGGAGTCAATACTGGGGTTCAACGCTTAATGGATGCCATTGATGATGACGTATCGATCGCTCAGTGGTTTGTGACTCCAGAACAGTCGATGGATATGGTTACTAAGAATACGCTTGTAGTAGTCGTGGACACTCATAAACCTTCGCTGGTCATGGAAGATCGATTACTCACGAAGACAGAACATGTAGTGGTGATCGACCACCATAGACGTGCTGAAGAATTCATTAATGATCCGACGCTTGTGTACATGGAGCCTTATGCTTCATCAACTGCAGAGCTCGTGACTGAATTGCTTCAGTATCAAGATGGGCCACTTAAATTGAATACACTAGAAGCGACTTCGTTACTAGCAGGAATCACGGTAGATACGAAGTCATTCACCTTGAGAACAGGTTCAAGAACTTTTGATGCAGCTTCTTACTTACGTTCTAAAGGTGCAGATACAGTCCTAGTTCAGCAACTGCTTAAAGAAGATATTGATGTTTACGTCAGAAGAAGTGAATTGATTAAAAATACAACGCAATATACAGAAGGAATTGCCATCGCTAAAGGCGTAGAGGGAGAAACATACGGAGCGATTATTATCGCCCAGGCTGCCGATACTTTACTCACCATGAGTGGAGTCAAAGCTTCTTTCGTTATTTCTGAAAGAAAAGATGGAAAGATCGGTGTGAGTGCACGTTCTCTTGGAGAAGTGAATGTTCAAGTGATCATGGAGAAAATGAACGGGGGCGGCCACTTGACGAATGCGGCTACCCAATTAGAAGATACAACGATTGATCAAGTGGAAGAACAATTAAGAGATATCATTGAGGATTATTTAGAAGGGGGAGACAATTCATGA
- the dnaB gene encoding replicative DNA helicase, which produces MAEFENDRTPPHNIEAEQSVLGAVFLEPNAIVSASEILEADDFYRISHQRLFETMVRLTDKGEPIDLVTITTELSDLQILDEVGGVSYLTDIANSVPTAANIEYYARIVQEKSMLRRIISAATNIVTNTYEESEEVEDVLDYAEKTMLDVSQSKTSSKFRNIKDVLINVYDNIEQLHHHDEDVTGVPTGYKDLDHITSGFQKNDLIIIAARPSVGKTAFALNISQNVAVNAQENVAIFSLEMGAEQLVMRMLCAEGNIDAQRLRTGSLQSEDWGKLTMAMGSLSDAGIFIDDTPGVKVNEIRSKCRRLKQEQGIGMVMIDYLQLIQGSGNSRENRQQEVSEISRQLKALARELEVPVVALSQLSRGVEQRQDKRPMMSDLRESGSIEQDADIIGFLYRDDYYDDESENENIIEIIIAKQRNGPIGTVELAFVKEYNKFVDLDRRYGEADVPPA; this is translated from the coding sequence GTGGCAGAATTTGAAAACGACCGAACCCCACCCCATAATATAGAGGCGGAACAGTCGGTTTTAGGGGCGGTTTTCTTAGAGCCGAACGCAATAGTTTCTGCTTCAGAAATCCTGGAAGCAGATGATTTTTATAGAATCAGTCACCAAAGATTATTCGAGACAATGGTCCGTTTAACAGATAAAGGTGAACCGATCGATCTAGTTACGATCACCACTGAGCTGAGTGATCTTCAAATATTGGATGAAGTAGGCGGGGTTTCTTACCTTACGGATATTGCGAACTCAGTGCCTACTGCAGCTAACATCGAATATTACGCGAGAATCGTCCAAGAAAAATCGATGCTCCGCAGAATCATTTCAGCTGCTACCAATATCGTTACTAACACATATGAAGAGAGTGAAGAGGTAGAAGATGTTTTAGATTATGCTGAGAAGACGATGCTTGATGTCTCTCAAAGTAAAACATCCAGTAAATTCCGTAATATCAAAGACGTCTTGATCAATGTTTACGATAACATTGAACAGCTGCATCACCATGATGAGGATGTAACAGGTGTACCTACAGGATATAAAGATTTAGATCATATTACCTCAGGCTTTCAGAAAAATGATTTGATTATCATTGCAGCCCGACCATCTGTAGGTAAGACGGCATTTGCGTTGAACATCTCTCAGAACGTGGCAGTGAATGCTCAAGAGAACGTAGCCATATTCAGCTTGGAGATGGGTGCAGAACAACTCGTCATGCGTATGCTATGTGCTGAAGGTAACATTGATGCACAAAGACTTAGAACGGGTAGTTTACAGTCAGAAGACTGGGGCAAACTGACGATGGCTATGGGTAGCTTGTCGGACGCTGGTATTTTTATTGATGATACACCAGGTGTAAAAGTGAATGAGATCCGTTCGAAATGCCGCCGTTTGAAACAAGAACAAGGCATTGGCATGGTTATGATCGACTATCTCCAACTAATACAGGGAAGCGGTAATAGTCGGGAAAATAGACAGCAAGAGGTATCAGAAATCTCTCGTCAGTTAAAAGCCCTGGCAAGGGAACTTGAAGTTCCTGTTGTTGCATTGTCTCAGTTGTCCCGTGGTGTGGAACAGAGACAAGATAAACGTCCAATGATGTCAGACTTACGTGAGTCCGGGAGTATCGAGCAGGACGCAGATATCATCGGATTCTTATACCGCGATGACTATTACGATGATGAATCTGAGAATGAGAATATTATCGAGATCATCATAGCTAAACAACGTAATGGACCTATAGGAACAGTAGAATTAGCCTTTGTGAAGGAATATAATAAGTTTGTTGATTTAGACAGGAGATACGGGGAAGCAGATGTACCGCCTGCTTAG
- the rplI gene encoding 50S ribosomal protein L9 — protein MKVIFTKDVKGKGKKGEVKNVSEGYARNYLLKNNLAVEASAGNMKQLEGEQRKKEEEKQAELDRAKELKKEIENLTVQLTAKSGKEGRLFGSITSKQIAEELKKSHNIKVDKRKIELDDPIRSLGYTDVPVKIHNDVIATMKVHVKEV, from the coding sequence ATGAAAGTAATTTTCACTAAGGACGTTAAAGGTAAAGGGAAAAAAGGCGAAGTGAAGAATGTTTCCGAAGGCTATGCAAGAAACTACTTGCTTAAAAATAATTTAGCTGTCGAAGCTTCTGCAGGGAATATGAAGCAACTAGAGGGCGAACAAAGAAAAAAAGAAGAGGAGAAACAGGCAGAGTTAGATCGAGCAAAAGAACTTAAGAAGGAAATTGAAAATCTGACCGTTCAACTGACAGCGAAATCCGGAAAAGAAGGCCGACTGTTTGGTTCAATCACAAGCAAGCAAATTGCTGAAGAGTTGAAGAAGTCTCATAACATCAAAGTGGACAAGCGGAAAATCGAACTAGATGATCCTATCCGTTCTCTTGGTTATACAGATGTACCAGTAAAAATTCACAACGATGTGATTGCAACAATGAAGGTACATGTAAAAGAAGTTTAA
- a CDS encoding peptidoglycan DD-metalloendopeptidase family protein, with the protein MRNLLTRFRGGLNKAKQTLNGSLLKKITITTSAGAIIAFGSVYAESLGTDLDNVYHVYLDDKHIGTVESKEEIQSFLDQHKKDAEANHEDMKLVSEKDIDFVKEKVFDTVDESESVLNTLNDSIEYQVEAIELKMNGQSIGFVKDLDQANKALNQIISQYLPEELKKEYNLLKDVDLNESVELSEYLPSDLAKMAVKAESSDDETKEDDKEQENETVTLNDGSTVIDVSIEDKVTFSKEKVNPTQLLETAQLVKLIERGTGEEVHTPQQDTDLNQVAGNYDLSVDELVELNPDIEEESIVQAGQSVKVTSESTPIDVTYTTQRTEEESLDFEEETKKSDEIYVGETKVEQEGSKGKKVITYEVVTKNNEVLEENKVSEEVVEEPQNKIILEGTKPLPSVGSGNFSWPAVGGYISSHKGPRWGSYHKGMDIAGVTNRSILAADTGVVVEAGWDSGGYGNKVVINHKNGFTTLYAHMSSLNVSVGQKVQKGDKIGVMGSTGNSTGIHLHYEIRKNGSLVNPANYH; encoded by the coding sequence GTGAGAAATTTGTTGACTCGTTTTAGAGGTGGGCTTAACAAAGCAAAACAGACTTTGAATGGCTCTCTTTTGAAGAAAATAACTATAACTACAAGTGCAGGTGCAATTATTGCTTTTGGTTCGGTTTACGCTGAGTCCCTTGGCACTGATCTAGATAATGTTTACCACGTTTACCTAGATGATAAACATATCGGTACAGTAGAAAGTAAAGAAGAGATTCAAAGTTTTCTTGATCAACACAAAAAAGATGCAGAAGCTAACCATGAAGATATGAAACTAGTTTCTGAAAAAGATATCGATTTTGTAAAAGAAAAAGTTTTCGATACTGTAGATGAATCAGAATCAGTACTTAATACGTTAAATGATTCCATAGAATACCAGGTCGAAGCAATCGAGCTTAAGATGAACGGTCAATCTATTGGTTTTGTAAAAGATTTAGACCAAGCGAACAAAGCTCTGAACCAAATCATCAGTCAATATTTACCTGAGGAGTTGAAAAAAGAATATAACCTACTAAAAGATGTTGACCTTAACGAATCTGTAGAACTTTCAGAGTACCTTCCTTCTGATCTTGCAAAAATGGCTGTAAAAGCTGAGAGCTCAGATGATGAAACGAAGGAAGATGATAAAGAACAAGAAAACGAAACTGTTACACTAAATGATGGTTCTACTGTAATAGACGTATCAATTGAAGATAAAGTTACATTTTCAAAAGAAAAAGTTAATCCAACTCAATTACTTGAAACGGCTCAATTGGTTAAATTGATTGAACGAGGTACAGGTGAAGAGGTACATACCCCTCAACAAGATACTGATTTGAATCAAGTGGCAGGGAATTATGACTTATCAGTTGATGAGTTGGTTGAATTGAACCCTGATATAGAGGAAGAATCAATTGTTCAAGCTGGGCAATCAGTTAAAGTGACTTCTGAAAGCACTCCAATTGATGTAACTTATACTACACAACGAACTGAGGAAGAGTCATTAGATTTCGAGGAAGAAACAAAGAAATCTGATGAGATCTATGTAGGCGAAACAAAAGTTGAACAAGAAGGTTCAAAAGGTAAGAAAGTCATTACTTATGAAGTAGTAACTAAGAACAATGAAGTTCTTGAAGAGAATAAGGTTTCAGAAGAAGTAGTAGAAGAGCCGCAAAATAAAATAATCCTTGAAGGTACGAAGCCACTTCCTTCAGTAGGTTCTGGAAACTTCTCATGGCCTGCAGTCGGTGGTTACATTTCTAGTCACAAGGGACCTCGTTGGGGCTCTTACCATAAAGGAATGGATATTGCCGGAGTAACAAACCGTTCGATCCTAGCTGCAGATACTGGTGTTGTTGTTGAAGCTGGATGGGATAGTGGCGGTTATGGAAATAAAGTCGTCATTAATCATAAAAATGGTTTTACAACTCTATACGCGCATATGAGCTCTCTAAATGTTTCAGTCGGACAGAAAGTACAAAAAGGTGATAAAATCGGTGTAATGGGATCCACAGGTAATTCTACTGGTATTCACTTACACTATGAAATCCGTAAAAATGGATCATTAGTCAATCCAGCAAATTATCACTAA